From Anastrepha obliqua isolate idAnaObli1 chromosome 3, idAnaObli1_1.0, whole genome shotgun sequence:
gcttacgtcaaaatgatatgctttgtttgtatgtattggtatgtttacattcgtatgtttacatttgcttgctgattttgacatgatgcttgcaccaaacgcaacaacaaatacatgtagggttttacttatatgtgtttgctgtcacctgtaataaattcgccttgaataGGATATTGGCTGCAGTTTcttctgtatgtgtgtatatacctacattttctccactgttttttttacttaagtGTTGCCACTCCACTATGCGATTTCATAAACTTACCTTATCAACAAATACTCTTTCCGCTATAACAGATCGTAGTTTAAAAAAACGTGAAGTAGTTTTTATTCTTCAAAGTACAACAACAATCTATGAAAGGAATAAGCCAGCTGATACGAAAAAGCTGGGTTCCGCATATTTTTGCGTTACCGGCTACAACTACAGTTAAAATTCTTCCTTGTTGAATTTTCACGCTCTGATAAGATAGATCGAGTCAGCTGACTCGGGTTTACATACCAGCATGTTTATGTTTTAGACTAATTTCACTACTAGTTTATAACATTATTATTAAGTGTCTAACTCCATTCACAACTATATCCACCGATATACAGtcttgaaaatgtttaaaacacTTGTCATTAGTAAAAACCGGGCTTACCCAACGAAATATGTTTGAAATTCCAGGGCATAGGTTAGATTTAGCAGCCGGGGGactctgctgtttccgtggcgccgcaatctgacgacggattcttatagaactcgacaaaagaaaacgaaatgaagaagtaaaattgtttgatatttcgcttagttttcgagatattgaataaaaaaggtctcaaaatgccctttggaacttcactataatttgcctattacactatatattttttaacactacactaaaattcacgaaatatacgctcacacgcgtgtttttacttatttttatccttatattcgaattatttttattaaaataaaatttaaatttgttcatgCAGTCACtctccaattttaaacgcgaatgtgaagaagattggaatgacaacagtatggtcttgccggatgcctgcaaataaaacaaaaatatgaaccaaaatatgaacaaaaattaagtatttaagtttagtgttaatgttggggatgggggttattgtgtcTCCatactacatacatgcatatgatgttttaattttgggttcaatggttttaacacggaaagaagttctacgcaaaaatactgtggattgcgtagccggagttggactgatgagggttatttttttgaagcgcggccgaaggccgcccacgcgaaaaggagttctacaaaaaaatactgtgttatttaatttaattttaattactttattattttttgagatacgcttaatatcattgtttttaagtttgaatgagttgtatgtttttattttcaaaattatttctcaacttaaaattagagcaaaaaatactgcagttttacaatgaaccttctactgaacatctctgcatacgaacttcgtttttatttcaggtgtatggcagcACCAACTTTgcgctaaattagagaactttaacactaaattacttgaaaactaagcgagatatcaaaaaattttacttcttcatttcgttttcttttgtcgagttcttaAGAATCCGTCgtcagattgcggcgccacggaaacagcagtattgccaGCAGCCGCATCGCGCAGAGATTGCTGTCTTATTGGATATGAAATTTTCTGTACAGAATTTGTAGTAATAATTTTCGGAGAGCTCCACGGTACGGCTCCTTTTTATGGCTTTTCTAGTTGCTTCTCCATTTTTCGTGACattcgtaaatatttacttgctATTGTGAATAGTGCTGAATTATTTGCAGGagttaaagcaaataaattcggacgggaaaaattttaaaaagtttgaaaatgaaCAGTGACGATGTGGTTGACTTTTATCCAAAATCTCCTGAGACGCGCGGAATGACTACGCGAATAGTTTATGTTTGCAATATGTGTTTTCGCCAATATATGCTGGTGGAGGATTTGCGTGGACATATGATTGAATATCACAAATTTAGACCGAAAATAGAAGCTCAGCCAAGGGcggagaaaaaaattgcattaaaaaattctgaaaatgtcCAAGCAGCAGTAGAAGAAAAATTAACGGATATATCAGAGCCTCAGATTGATCCAGCACCAACGGAGGTGCTTATACCCGAAATACGCCCAATGCcgtttaaaaatttcagaattgTATTGCGCTCCAAAATGACATTGCGGTATTTATGCACCATTCTTCATTTTTAGTAGGTGTTTTACGTCTTACGTTTTCagctgcccagtaacgcattcCTGTCCTTACAAATTCGAGAGTGAAAATAAATTGTCTTTGCACACCAAATGCCATGTTAATGCGACCTTAATACAGAAATTCAAATGCTATGAATGTGATGTTGAGCTGACAAAGTGGCGAAGTTGCTCTGCACATTTGTGGAAAGCACATCAAGTAGACGTGGACCTATTGCACTGCCCGCAATGTGAATACAAAGCACATGCCTCAGGTTAGACAAATATTCTgcaataatttcaatatttccaatATTTCCTATGTCTTTAGTGCTCGTCTGGCGTCACATGAGGGTGCACAAAAAGTGGCGTACTCGAGTTCTACGTTCGCTACGTGCCGTTCAAAGGAAACGTCTGCAGCAAGATGCAAACAAATCCGATAAACTTATAGTTCAAGCGGCGCCGGTAAACAGAAATAGGTACTATGCAGAAAAGACCTGTGACATTTGTGGTCGTAAATTCGTGAATGGTAAAACGCTTTCGAAGCATGTCAAAGCGGTACATAATAAAATCAAACCATTCATTTGCAATGTATGCGGCAAGAAAACGGCGCGTAAGGCTAGCTTGATTGTAAGTTGTGTTtgcttatttccttttaatgCATACTAATTAATTTCCATTAAAGATACACATGCGCCAACATACGGGCGAAAAACCATTACATTGCAAGACGTGTAAGTTTTCGACCCGAGATCCTAGTGTTTTACATAAACATCAGCAGCGGCATGAAAAAGTATGCACATATAGATGTTAAATCAAGCGTTTTTACTAAGTTCTTTGTATTGATTTTTAGGCTCAAAAACTTAATTGCAAGCTTTGCGATTTTTCTTGCATACAAACCAGCGCTTACAAGCGTCATATGCGTTTGAATCATGTGGAAGAGTACAGAAAGATTGCATGTGATTTGTGCAATTATGTCACAATAAGCGCAGAGCGGCTGCAGGTGCATAAAAGTGACCATCGTAAGGGACTAATTGTTAATCACGAAGGTGaataatttacaaattattatttttggccCATAATAGCTTCTCTGCAagacgtgtatatatttatttatatatttatcatCTTTCAGATTCCATGGATGCGACATGTGCTGGAGCTTCGAAAAATCCACTTAAATTACGTGATAAAAATGAGGTTTGCTTTGTTAGCCGCACATTGGGCTATGTTTTATTGCACATTGATATATCTCTTGCAGATGTCTGCTGATTGTTTCTTACCGATTGAAAGTATTGATTCGCTGCCGCATGAGCCTGCTGTTGATACTGGTGGCGTGACAATACCAGCACCTTCTGAAGACACACAGTTTCCCACCtacttaaataattaaataaaataaaaccagtgctttctttataaacattttccatttcctttatttacttttatttatttcaattcttaTGATAtgatttcaactttttaaatatttatgtattaattatataccattctatttttgtaatttactgCACTAAGACTGAAAAAAATctcgctaaattttttttttttttaattacgaactttattaatttctttaattatttttttaccgtTCAATCTTtaatgcatttgtttttttttttgttgttgttaatgaactgtttaaaaatttggatttaatggtttttctttaaattcacTAGTTTAATAGTTTTATTACATTGAATTATTTCTTAACCATTTAAACTTTTGCTGGCTGAGTTTTCAGAGACGCGCATCCtataattttcaattcgaacgcttttgttatttaatatgtatttttagtTTCGTATATCTTTAATTGCAATTGAATGCCTTTAAGTTGAAATATTCATGTTTTACTTAAACAATTGTAAATTTATGTCTCAAAACCTAAAATATTCTTCTAAATGTTCTACATTCTTCCGAATCGCTTTGTGAACATGTTTTATATACACTGATAATGAGTTACAGTATAATTTGAgcagtatatgtatgtgcatctcACAAGaatgtatgtttgcatttgCTTCCTTCacttataacttttttactatattgattttttttgtatgtaatttgttgaaaaataattttatagttttttatattacgtttttttattttgttttttaatataaatagcgctaagaataaatattttacttatgcATTTCATTTCTAAGTATTCATCTCGTTCCTTTACCATTTATTTGCTTACCCTCAAAATAGTTTACAGAgttaacataaatatgtatttaatttgtgattttattgtctgcgtatgtttgtatttgatttaaaacttcttgtaaatatgtatgcatgctcaTGCTCTATATATTTTCGCTAGTATGTACGCTTTTAAGTctaatttgaaactttaatgTAAACAAAGTTCGAATTTTGGcctcaaataaaacaaacaaataaaatacttgCTAACTTGCTAATAGTTTTTAAAAGGAGTACATAATgggaaaaattatttccaagggttttcttcaaatatttaaattgaactATAGTTTGGTCACTTTTCTAGGCAGtgcttattttcatttttatttttaaattaataataactcTTTGATGGTAGACATTAACCTTATTTTATTGGTTTTGGATCAAGCTCAAATCGAGATTCTCCACTAAatcacatatataaatatatttcacggAGTCAACCACtattaaactaataaaataatgaaagaaaattttgtggCAAAGTGTTTGAGTGTTCAAGTAAAATTTGTGTAACGTTTTAATTGCCATTATATGAATTCCAGTTTTTAAAATGGTCTGATTTTCGATTTCGAAGCCAAAGAGGAATTGGATTTAAGGATAATAAAAATTAGGTCTTTTAGAATCGTATTTTGCTACAATTGGGGTCTGCTACAATTGGGGTCTGCAAGCTagatataaaaaagtgtttggCCATATGCTGTATTTAGATTTTCCATCATCGTTTTGTCATTAGAGCCCGAGGTGGACCATGGCCTCCTCTACAATACACCTCCTTTCTTCTCGACAGCCCGCTTTCGCTCTGTGCTGTGAGATTCTCATGTGTCGTATATCTATGTAGATTAGATATTTCGTAACTTAAGTGATATTAAGCGATTCCATTGGGGCAACTTCCGGATCACAATGCTTATAAAATCTACAAATTTGTGAAATAGCGTAGGCCTCTAACATGATTCTTcttttcttataatatattttgacGGTGTTTCTTCGACCTATTGGAAAATTCAAGTCCCCGCTTATATATCGAAGTTCCAACATTTACCGAATTCAATTACAATCAACAGTTACTAAAAAGACCGAAAAAATGTGCGCATCCATGCCGCACTTCATTACCACTTCGTTGGCTACGTCTCCAGcctactatatataatatatatatataattggcgcgtacacccttttttgggtgtttggccgagttcctcctccaatttgtggtgtgcgtcttgatgttgtgccataaatagagggacctacagcttcaagccaactccgaacgacagatatttttatgaggacctttttcgtAGCAGAAATGCTCCtatgaggtttgccattggctgcagAGGGATGACTGCTATTTctctcattttggtgtttcatgcgcgGAGATTGGAACCTACGAGCTCGCGCACTAACCCATTCAAATACGGCGGCATTGCATCATTTAAATATCACATCATTTAATCCCTTCGGCTACGGTGACCGAATTTGATTATTAGGCGATGGAATTACcataattaaaattagaaagggtttttcaataagggcgggtagatgttgaaacggaataaaatggcgtttgctgtgtggcacgtagcgccgtcctgctggaaccacatatcgtctaggtccatatggttcaatatgggccataagaagttggaagggccaccacgtctaccgaaaaatgggcgcattGCGCGTaatgtttgcgttaatgaacactcattttgataataaagttttatcatttgaacgtgctattcaatcgtgtaacttgccatgatgatttggtataaacaactgaataataaacaaaagatttgacagatgtcaccaaaacaaaatgggtgccacagggcgccaaaatcgacccgcgccaattgaaaaaccctttacttaggTAAAAGCTTAGGAAGGAAGTCTTCTCACTACgacgattttcatgatttcatTACCTGAATGGAATCACTTAAATGCTCGCTTTAGTGAtactgaaaaatttattgaatttctttttcttttatctcCATTTTGGAATGCTGTAAATAAAAACTGGCTTCACTAAGCAGAAAACTTTCAAACTTGTTTGAAGCGTTTTGAAGTCGACGGTATGGCAatgaatatactcgtacatagagGGAGAGACCTGGCTCATAAAATACATCTAGCAGGAAGCAGAACATTCTATTTTATCTGTTTGTTGAAAcgcttaaaataataaaaatcatttgattTCAATCGTTGACGTCAGAGTGACTATAAGTTTCTTTTGAATTCGATTCAAATCAAAAGTGTCGAAATTACTTTGTAGACTGTATaaacagataaataaataaattaattaatggtCACTCACGTTAATTtggcagttttttgttttaggcgaACTCTTTTAAAAAACTAACCGACGACACAAAAAATGTAAgcataagaatttaaaaattacatgcGCGTTTTGCACAtatatatgttcatatgtattataattttaggctataaacattaataaacattattaaattttcctaaaaaaattgatttatttgtggtTTAACTGTTTAAGTACTAAAATGTCTATTTTCACCTGCCTATAAATTTAACTACATAAAAAACGAACGAAAATGGCATtatccatatatatatacagggttggccatattaaactgacccatgtgattattaaaaaaatatggaaaaagaaacatttttttgtgtttcattgtgaaaaacatttaatttagttcaaggagattcgtttacatcactttttgaatatgatatcgcgcaagtagtcgcccttagctcgtatagcgtaatgtgcccgtttttcggcgttttccatagttttggccagcgtctcggccgatatggcggctatttcccgtcggatattggccttaagtgcgcctagtgtctttggcttgttgacgtaaaccttagatttcaaattacagtaaaaagttatagggttactcaatgggtcagtttaatatggccaaccctgtataccatatgtatgtatgtctttcATTGATGcactaattattaaataatcaaCTTAGGCATGCAGgtgttgaaactttttttttaatttttggtttaggTTTCATGGTTCTTTGCTTAAAAAACATATCATACTTAGATTTGATAAATAAGTAAAAGAAATTTGCTTTATATTCTAGTTTTACATCCTTATGACTAATACAACA
This genomic window contains:
- the LOC129242535 gene encoding transcriptional repressor CTCF produces the protein MNSDDVVDFYPKSPETRGMTTRIVYVCNMCFRQYMLVEDLRGHMIEYHKFRPKIEAQPRAEKKIALKNSENVQAAVEEKLTDISEPQIDPAPTEVLIPEIRPMPFKNFRIVLRSKMTLRCPVTHSCPYKFESENKLSLHTKCHVNATLIQKFKCYECDVELTKWRSCSAHLWKAHQVDVDLLHCPQCEYKAHASVLVWRHMRVHKKWRTRVLRSLRAVQRKRLQQDANKSDKLIVQAAPVNRNRYYAEKTCDICGRKFVNGKTLSKHVKAVHNKIKPFICNVCGKKTARKASLIIHMRQHTGEKPLHCKTCKFSTRDPSVLHKHQQRHEKAQKLNCKLCDFSCIQTSAYKRHMRLNHVEEYRKIACDLCNYVTISAERLQVHKSDHRKGLIVNHEDSMDATCAGASKNPLKLRDKNEMSADCFLPIESIDSLPHEPAVDTGGVTIPAPSEDTQFPTYLNN